The Cystobacter fuscus DSM 2262 genome includes a region encoding these proteins:
- a CDS encoding GreA/GreB family elongation factor yields MSKAFTKEDAGGEDVVLPPRPRPASGEKRYITAEGYRAMQEELAALSVPLAPEEKEALALGGEGQARERARRARQLAAILEEVQVTEVPDETRVFFGAWVTLEDEEGEETTYRIVGPDEADVKAGRLSVESPLARALLGKEEGESVRVERPRGAIDYTVTQVSYRPPTS; encoded by the coding sequence ATGTCGAAGGCTTTCACCAAGGAAGACGCGGGCGGAGAAGACGTCGTCCTGCCACCCCGCCCCCGCCCGGCATCGGGAGAGAAGCGCTACATCACCGCCGAGGGCTACCGGGCGATGCAGGAGGAGCTCGCGGCGCTCTCGGTCCCCCTGGCCCCGGAGGAGAAGGAAGCCCTGGCGCTCGGGGGAGAAGGACAGGCGAGGGAGCGGGCCCGCCGGGCACGGCAGCTCGCCGCCATCCTGGAAGAGGTGCAGGTGACCGAGGTGCCCGACGAGACGCGGGTCTTCTTCGGCGCCTGGGTGACGCTCGAGGACGAGGAAGGCGAGGAGACGACGTATCGCATCGTGGGTCCCGACGAGGCGGACGTGAAGGCGGGGCGGCTCAGCGTCGAGTCCCCCCTGGCGCGGGCCCTGCTCGGCAAGGAGGAGGGAGAGTCCGTCCGGGTGGAGCGCCCCCGTGGCGCCATCGACTACACCGTGACGCAGGTGTCCTACCGGCCCCCCACCTCCTGA
- a CDS encoding NADAR family protein — MNTNLGVQPMDTVRGGFTFFWRSESPFSQWHDSEFVVDAERFICAEQYMMYGKARLFGDGETAARILAARTPKEHKALGREVRGFEGALWERERERIVYEGNHAKFTQNAGLRSALLATRGTLLVEASPLDRIWGVGLSAEDPRIQDPAKWRGLNLLGKVLTRLREDLLAAA, encoded by the coding sequence ATGAACACCAACCTGGGAGTGCAGCCGATGGATACCGTGCGCGGTGGGTTCACGTTCTTCTGGCGGTCGGAGTCACCGTTCTCGCAGTGGCATGACTCGGAGTTCGTGGTGGACGCAGAACGGTTCATCTGCGCCGAGCAGTACATGATGTACGGCAAGGCGCGGCTCTTCGGAGATGGGGAGACGGCGGCGAGGATCCTCGCGGCGCGCACGCCCAAGGAGCACAAGGCGCTCGGACGAGAGGTGCGTGGCTTCGAGGGCGCGCTGTGGGAGCGGGAGCGCGAGCGCATCGTGTACGAGGGCAACCACGCCAAGTTCACCCAGAACGCCGGGTTGCGCTCGGCGCTGCTGGCCACCCGGGGGACGCTCCTGGTGGAGGCCAGTCCGTTGGATCGCATCTGGGGCGTGGGGCTGTCGGCGGAGGATCCCCGTATCCAGGATCCGGCGAAGTGGCGGGGCCTGAACCTGCTGGGCAAGGTCCTCACGCGCCTCCGGGAGGACCTGCTCGCCGCGGCCTGA
- a CDS encoding SDR family oxidoreductase, translating to MKDKTVVVTGASSGIGEELAVLLAEKGARVVLAARDEVALARVKQRCEQAGGHALAVPTDVSDPESCRRLMARAVEAFGGIDVLVNNAGLTMRGRFEEVTDLSVFERLLRVNYLGAVYCTHHALASLKARRGLIVAVSSLTGKSGVPGRTGYAGSKHAMQGFFDSLRIELLGTGVDVLVASPGFVATPIRARALGPDGKTGHADAAEEKGARVMDARTCARFILRAMERRDREWVMMPVPRVILALKALAPGLIDRLAAWKIKNAPP from the coding sequence ATGAAGGACAAAACAGTGGTCGTCACGGGGGCCTCCTCGGGCATTGGCGAGGAGCTGGCAGTACTTCTGGCGGAAAAAGGAGCACGGGTGGTGCTGGCGGCGCGGGACGAGGTGGCGCTCGCCCGGGTGAAGCAGCGGTGTGAACAGGCCGGGGGCCACGCGCTCGCCGTGCCCACCGACGTGAGCGACCCCGAGTCCTGCCGCCGCCTCATGGCTCGCGCCGTGGAGGCCTTCGGCGGAATCGACGTCCTGGTCAACAACGCCGGCCTCACCATGCGCGGGCGCTTCGAGGAGGTGACGGACCTGTCCGTCTTCGAGCGGCTCCTCCGGGTGAACTACCTGGGCGCCGTCTACTGCACCCACCACGCGCTCGCCTCCCTCAAGGCGCGCAGGGGCCTCATCGTCGCCGTGTCCTCCCTGACGGGCAAGAGCGGCGTGCCCGGCCGCACCGGCTATGCCGGGAGCAAGCACGCCATGCAGGGCTTCTTCGACTCCCTGCGCATCGAATTGCTCGGCACCGGCGTGGACGTGCTCGTCGCCTCCCCCGGCTTCGTCGCCACCCCCATCCGTGCCCGGGCGCTCGGCCCGGACGGCAAGACGGGGCACGCGGACGCCGCGGAGGAGAAGGGCGCGCGGGTGATGGACGCCCGCACGTGCGCGCGCTTCATCCTCCGCGCCATGGAGCGCCGGGATCGCGAGTGGGTGATGATGCCCGTGCCGAGGGTGATACTGGCCCTCAAGGCGCTCGCGCCGGGGTTGATCGACCGGTTGGCCGCGTGGAAGATCAAGAACGCTCCGCCCTGA
- a CDS encoding HNH endonuclease, with protein MSFARRRRILDIVATDATFERTEHRGQEVWLGKCLHCNAYLVIGLDGEPISRATIEHIVPQVHGGTDDLGNLGLACARCNQGKGTRHDRHFRRDARVRDIVDRLLARRRERWRDPDEA; from the coding sequence GTGAGCTTCGCCAGGCGCCGCCGCATCCTCGACATCGTGGCCACCGACGCCACCTTCGAGCGGACCGAGCACCGGGGCCAGGAGGTGTGGCTGGGCAAGTGCCTGCACTGCAATGCCTACCTCGTCATCGGCCTGGACGGCGAGCCCATCAGCCGCGCCACCATCGAGCACATCGTCCCCCAGGTCCATGGGGGGACGGATGACCTGGGCAACCTGGGCCTGGCGTGTGCGCGCTGCAATCAGGGAAAAGGCACCCGCCACGATCGTCACTTCCGCCGGGACGCCCGGGTGCGTGACATCGTGGATCGGCTGCTGGCGCGCCGCCGGGAGCGCTGGCGCGACCCGGACGAGGCCTGA
- a CDS encoding cytochrome c3 family protein, protein MSGPLFPRWTNTVSRASVAALLAFPALALGGLMAYVRSPFVTNQNRPIEQPIEFDHRHHAGDEQIDCRYCHFSVEKSPSAGIPSTTVCMSCHAQVWNQSPYLALVRQAYFTDQPIPWIRVHNLPDFVYFNHAIHVAKGVGCVTCHGRVDEMGAIEQVAPLTMEWCLDCHRDPGPKLRPQEFITSMTWKPPADHAEAEKLAETLMTENDVHGRTSCSTCHR, encoded by the coding sequence ATGAGCGGTCCTCTCTTCCCACGTTGGACGAACACGGTGTCGCGCGCTTCGGTCGCGGCGCTCCTCGCATTCCCCGCGCTCGCGCTCGGCGGACTGATGGCGTACGTACGGTCTCCGTTCGTCACCAATCAGAACCGTCCGATCGAGCAGCCGATTGAGTTCGACCACCGGCACCACGCCGGTGACGAGCAGATCGACTGCCGCTACTGCCACTTCTCCGTGGAGAAGTCGCCGTCGGCCGGAATCCCCTCCACCACGGTCTGCATGTCCTGCCACGCGCAGGTGTGGAACCAGAGTCCGTACCTGGCGCTCGTGCGTCAGGCGTACTTCACGGACCAGCCGATCCCCTGGATCCGCGTCCACAACCTGCCGGACTTCGTCTACTTCAACCACGCCATCCACGTCGCCAAGGGCGTGGGCTGCGTGACCTGCCACGGGCGGGTGGACGAGATGGGCGCCATCGAGCAGGTAGCTCCGCTCACCATGGAGTGGTGCCTCGACTGCCACCGTGACCCCGGGCCCAAGCTGCGTCCGCAGGAGTTCATCACCAGCATGACCTGGAAGCCGCCCGCGGATCACGCCGAGGCGGAGAAGCTCGCGGAAACGCTGATGACAGAGAACGACGTTCACGGTCGCACGAGCTGCTCGACATGCCATCGCTGA
- a CDS encoding TAT-variant-translocated molybdopterin oxidoreductase, with product MPSLKPKLDGDSMKDTPASFALPVVSDTAAPAHEHDHDAVGEALEHAATLSAHTKAAEGAYGKTYWRSLEEKLGQPEYLESVRPEFPEGADLPPTGVARRQFMQLLGASLAMAGATACSTRPVDERMVPYTRTPPEMVPGNPLHYASGMTFGGHTSGILVTAREGRPVKIEGNPQHPVNLGAAGVFEQAFLMSLYDPQRARVLRYRKEPRSLRTFGEEISNTLTRSIQADGGARVRFLTEPNTSPVLGHLRSRIQERLPKARFQSYTALSQDPVTEGTNAVFGQAAHPLYDFSNADVVLSLDADFLESRPSNLAHARAFARRRDPAEGNLNRLYACEPRFTITGGMADHRLRVKSRDIFGIAAALAMRVGGDAAALGAAGSQKAQLGADHQKWVDAVAADLSAHQGRSLVVAGERQPAAVHALAAAINAALGNVGQTVRYVASAVNETTSDAGLRPLVEELKNGAVDVLVITAWNPVYRAPADLGLQELLDPAKNPNRAKLTVIYTSLFEDETSAFSDWFIPAAHELEAWGDGRSIDGTVSIVQPLIQPLFNGVPTSELLALFLGEPYRGSYQILRDFWSRSNLAGADFETAWETWVSVGIVPGTATTALTAAPNAGAARALVDAWQPPSADGLEVNFVPDYKVYDGQFANISWLQELPDPVSKMTWDNAAYISPETARNQNNLQPGDVATLTYGGKTLEVPVWILPGIADGVVVLPLGYGRTGLFETVAKEVGFNANRVRSVNAPWFDGGARLDKTPRTHKFSLTQQHWSMEGRPLALDMTVEQFRKELEDEKHEKSSVFARVRGEQASLIGEFEYKDYKWAMAIDLARCTGCSACVVACQSENNIPVVGKEQVARSREMQWLRIDRYFTGDDLHDPEMVMQPIACVHCEKAPCEYVCPVNATVHSDEGLNDMVYNRCVGTRYCSNNCPYKVRRFNYLHYTADKTPTQKMLMNPDVTVRNRGVMEKCTYCVQRIERVRIKARVEKRPIFEKELQTACQQTCPTEAIVFGTLNDPNAQVTKHHQDERAYKLLKELGTSPRTAHLIRLRNPNPALASAKPAAAKPEGGH from the coding sequence ATGCCATCGCTGAAGCCCAAGCTCGACGGAGATTCTATGAAGGACACCCCCGCCTCCTTCGCCCTGCCGGTCGTCTCGGACACGGCCGCCCCGGCGCATGAGCATGACCACGACGCCGTCGGCGAGGCCCTCGAGCACGCCGCCACCCTGAGCGCCCACACCAAGGCCGCCGAGGGTGCCTATGGCAAGACCTATTGGCGCAGCCTCGAGGAGAAGCTCGGCCAGCCCGAGTACCTCGAGTCCGTGCGTCCCGAGTTCCCCGAGGGCGCGGACCTGCCGCCCACGGGCGTCGCCCGCCGCCAGTTCATGCAGCTGCTCGGCGCGTCGCTCGCGATGGCCGGCGCCACCGCCTGCTCCACCCGTCCGGTGGACGAGCGCATGGTGCCCTACACCCGCACGCCGCCCGAGATGGTTCCGGGCAACCCGCTGCACTACGCCTCGGGCATGACGTTCGGGGGCCACACCTCCGGCATCCTCGTCACCGCGCGCGAGGGCCGTCCGGTGAAGATCGAGGGCAACCCGCAGCACCCGGTGAACCTGGGCGCCGCTGGTGTCTTCGAGCAGGCCTTCCTGATGTCCTTGTATGATCCGCAGCGCGCCCGCGTGCTGCGCTACCGCAAGGAGCCGCGCTCGCTGCGCACCTTCGGCGAGGAGATCAGCAACACGCTCACCCGCTCCATCCAGGCCGATGGCGGCGCTCGCGTGCGCTTCCTTACCGAGCCGAACACCTCGCCGGTGCTCGGCCATCTGCGCTCGCGCATCCAGGAGCGCCTGCCCAAGGCCCGCTTCCAGAGCTACACCGCGCTCTCGCAGGATCCAGTCACCGAGGGCACCAACGCGGTGTTCGGCCAGGCGGCCCACCCGCTGTACGACTTCTCCAACGCGGACGTCGTCCTCTCCCTGGACGCGGACTTCCTGGAGAGCCGTCCCTCCAACCTGGCCCATGCCCGCGCCTTCGCGCGCCGGCGCGACCCGGCCGAGGGCAACCTCAACCGTCTCTACGCCTGCGAGCCGCGCTTCACCATCACCGGTGGCATGGCGGACCATCGCCTGCGCGTGAAGTCGCGCGACATCTTCGGCATCGCCGCCGCGCTCGCCATGCGCGTGGGTGGTGACGCGGCGGCGCTGGGTGCCGCCGGCAGCCAGAAGGCGCAGCTCGGCGCCGACCACCAGAAGTGGGTGGACGCCGTCGCCGCCGACCTGAGCGCCCACCAGGGCCGCTCGCTGGTGGTGGCCGGTGAGCGTCAGCCCGCCGCGGTGCACGCCCTGGCCGCCGCCATCAACGCGGCGCTCGGCAACGTGGGCCAGACGGTGCGCTACGTGGCCTCCGCGGTGAACGAGACCACCAGCGACGCCGGCCTGCGTCCGCTCGTGGAGGAGTTGAAGAACGGCGCGGTGGACGTGCTGGTCATCACCGCCTGGAACCCCGTCTACCGCGCGCCGGCGGACCTGGGCCTCCAGGAGCTGCTGGATCCGGCCAAGAACCCCAACCGCGCCAAGCTCACCGTCATCTACACCTCGCTCTTCGAGGACGAGACGAGCGCGTTCAGCGACTGGTTCATCCCGGCCGCGCACGAGCTCGAGGCGTGGGGAGATGGCCGGTCGATCGACGGCACGGTGTCCATCGTGCAGCCGCTCATCCAGCCGCTCTTCAACGGCGTGCCCACCTCGGAGCTGCTCGCGCTGTTCCTCGGTGAGCCGTACCGCGGCAGCTACCAGATCCTCCGGGACTTCTGGAGCCGCAGCAACCTGGCGGGCGCGGACTTCGAGACGGCGTGGGAGACGTGGGTGTCCGTGGGCATCGTGCCCGGCACCGCCACGACGGCCCTGACGGCGGCCCCCAACGCGGGCGCGGCCCGTGCGCTGGTGGACGCCTGGCAGCCGCCCTCCGCGGACGGCCTCGAGGTGAACTTCGTCCCGGACTACAAGGTCTACGACGGCCAGTTCGCCAACATCTCCTGGCTGCAGGAGCTGCCGGATCCCGTCTCGAAGATGACGTGGGACAACGCGGCCTACATCAGCCCCGAGACGGCCAGGAATCAGAACAATCTCCAGCCGGGCGACGTGGCCACGCTGACCTACGGTGGCAAGACGCTGGAAGTGCCGGTGTGGATCCTCCCGGGCATCGCCGACGGCGTGGTGGTGCTGCCCCTGGGCTACGGCCGCACGGGTCTGTTCGAGACGGTGGCCAAGGAAGTGGGCTTCAACGCCAACCGGGTGCGCAGCGTGAACGCGCCCTGGTTCGACGGCGGGGCCAGGCTGGACAAGACGCCCCGGACGCACAAGTTCTCCCTGACCCAGCAGCACTGGAGCATGGAGGGCCGCCCGCTCGCGCTCGACATGACCGTCGAGCAGTTCCGCAAGGAGCTCGAGGACGAGAAGCACGAGAAGAGCTCGGTGTTCGCCCGCGTGCGCGGCGAGCAGGCCAGCTTGATCGGGGAGTTCGAGTACAAGGACTACAAGTGGGCGATGGCCATCGACCTGGCGCGCTGCACGGGCTGCTCGGCGTGCGTGGTGGCCTGCCAGTCGGAGAACAACATCCCCGTCGTGGGCAAGGAGCAGGTGGCGCGCAGCCGCGAGATGCAGTGGCTGCGCATCGACCGGTACTTCACCGGCGATGACCTGCACGACCCGGAGATGGTGATGCAGCCCATCGCGTGCGTGCACTGCGAGAAGGCGCCGTGCGAGTACGTGTGCCCGGTGAACGCCACCGTCCACTCGGACGAGGGCCTCAACGACATGGTGTACAACCGCTGCGTCGGCACGCGTTACTGCTCGAACAACTGCCCCTACAAGGTCCGCCGCTTCAACTACCTGCACTACACCGCGGACAAGACGCCCACGCAGAAGATGCTGATGAACCCGGACGTCACGGTGCGCAACCGCGGCGTCATGGAGAAGTGCACCTACTGCGTGCAGCGCATCGAGCGCGTGCGCATCAAGGCGCGGGTGGAGAAGCGGCCCATCTTCGAGAAGGAGCTGCAGACCGCCTGCCAGCAGACGTGCCCCACCGAGGCCATCGTGTTCGGCACCCTGAACGATCCGAACGCCCAGGTGACCAAGCACCACCAGGACGAGCGCGCGTACAAGCTGCTCAAGGAACTGGGCACCTCGCCGCGCACCGCCCACCTCATCCGCCTGCGCAACCCCAATCCCGCCCTCGCGTCCGCCAAGCCCGCCGCTGCGAAGCCCGAAGGAGGCCACTGA
- the nrfD gene encoding NrfD/PsrC family molybdoenzyme membrane anchor subunit — protein MAETAIHHPPGVDPLEPRMLVPPHHDDASLNETLLDHVWAKPGKGWFLLFGIALVGLGMFLVAVTVTLARGIGVWGNNQPNGWAFDIVNFVWWVGIGHAGTLISAILLLFQQKWRTSINRFAEAMTIFAVICAGMFPILHTGRPWFAFWLLPYPSTLGAWPQFRSPLDWDVFAISTYFTVSLLFWYIGLIPDLAALRDSSKSKLQRIIYGLFSLGWRGSGRHWHNYKIGYLLLAGLSTPLVLSVHTIVSFDFATGLIPGWHATIFPPYFVAGAVFSGFAMVITLIVPARKYLKLRDVITDRHLENMNKVILATGLIVSYGYMMEHFIAWYSGNEYEIWTFYVNRARGPYAGVYWLMIACNVITPNIFWFKKCRTSIPIMWVASIVVNIGMWCERFIIIVTSLTQDFLPSSWDLYSPTWVDWCLYIGTLGLFGTLFLLFLKFVPAVAISEVKELQLELKHAAHHAAHGADTGAAGTLTHGAH, from the coding sequence ATGGCCGAGACCGCAATCCATCACCCACCTGGCGTCGATCCGCTCGAGCCGCGGATGCTCGTTCCGCCGCACCACGATGACGCCTCGCTCAACGAGACCCTGCTCGACCACGTCTGGGCCAAGCCGGGAAAGGGCTGGTTCCTGCTGTTCGGAATCGCCCTGGTCGGCCTGGGCATGTTCCTGGTCGCCGTGACGGTGACGCTCGCGCGCGGCATCGGCGTGTGGGGCAACAACCAGCCCAACGGCTGGGCGTTCGACATCGTCAACTTCGTGTGGTGGGTGGGTATCGGCCACGCCGGTACCCTCATCTCCGCCATCCTCCTGCTCTTCCAGCAGAAGTGGCGCACGAGCATCAACCGCTTCGCCGAGGCGATGACCATCTTCGCGGTCATCTGCGCGGGCATGTTCCCGATCCTGCACACGGGCCGTCCCTGGTTCGCCTTCTGGCTCTTGCCCTACCCCAGCACGCTGGGCGCCTGGCCCCAGTTCCGCTCCCCGCTGGACTGGGACGTGTTCGCCATCTCCACGTACTTCACCGTGTCGTTGCTGTTCTGGTACATCGGCCTGATTCCGGACCTGGCGGCGCTGCGTGACTCGTCCAAGAGCAAGCTGCAGCGCATCATCTACGGCCTGTTCTCCCTCGGCTGGCGCGGCTCCGGTCGTCACTGGCACAACTACAAGATCGGCTACCTGCTGCTGGCGGGTCTCTCCACCCCGCTCGTGCTCAGCGTGCACACGATCGTGTCCTTCGACTTCGCCACGGGCCTCATCCCCGGCTGGCACGCCACCATCTTCCCGCCCTACTTCGTCGCCGGCGCCGTGTTCAGCGGCTTCGCGATGGTGATCACCCTCATCGTTCCGGCGCGCAAGTACCTCAAGCTCCGGGACGTGATCACCGATCGCCACCTGGAGAACATGAACAAGGTCATCCTCGCGACGGGCCTCATCGTGTCCTACGGGTACATGATGGAGCACTTCATCGCTTGGTACTCCGGCAACGAGTACGAGATCTGGACCTTCTACGTGAACCGCGCGCGGGGTCCCTACGCGGGCGTGTACTGGCTGATGATCGCCTGCAACGTCATCACGCCGAACATCTTCTGGTTCAAGAAGTGCCGCACGAGCATCCCCATCATGTGGGTGGCCTCCATCGTCGTGAACATCGGCATGTGGTGCGAGCGCTTCATCATCATCGTGACGTCGCTGACGCAGGACTTCCTGCCCTCGTCGTGGGACCTGTACAGCCCGACGTGGGTGGACTGGTGCCTCTACATCGGCACGCTGGGCCTGTTCGGCACGCTCTTCCTGCTGTTCCTCAAGTTCGTCCCCGCGGTGGCCATCAGCGAGGTGAAGGAGCTCCAGCTGGAGCTCAAGCACGCCGCCCACCACGCCGCGCATGGCGCCGACACGGGCGCCGCCGGGACCCTCACCCACGGAGCGCACTGA
- a CDS encoding DUF3341 domain-containing protein — protein sequence MSAETKVLETLVLAEFATPEALVDATRQMREKGYEGMDTYSPYPLHGGSEALGLPPSRVPFIALCAGLTGTATAISFMAYMNGFDYPLNVGGRPIFSLPAYVPITFELTVLLAAFGIFFGVLGLARLPQPYHPAYEHEAFRSATTHGYWLSVPQFATLQADAIMDQLKSLGATQVTVVTGEKE from the coding sequence ATGTCCGCCGAAACCAAGGTCCTGGAAACCCTGGTCCTCGCCGAGTTCGCCACTCCCGAGGCCCTGGTGGATGCCACCCGGCAGATGCGGGAGAAGGGCTATGAGGGGATGGACACCTACTCGCCCTACCCGCTGCATGGCGGCTCCGAGGCGCTGGGTCTGCCCCCCTCGCGCGTGCCCTTCATCGCCCTGTGCGCGGGCCTCACCGGCACCGCCACCGCCATCTCGTTCATGGCGTACATGAACGGCTTCGACTACCCGCTCAACGTGGGTGGTCGCCCCATCTTCAGCCTGCCCGCCTACGTGCCCATCACCTTCGAGTTGACGGTGCTCCTGGCGGCCTTCGGCATCTTCTTCGGAGTCCTGGGGCTCGCCCGCCTGCCGCAGCCGTACCACCCGGCCTACGAGCATGAGGCGTTCCGCAGCGCCACCACGCACGGCTACTGGCTGAGCGTGCCGCAGTTCGCGACGCTCCAGGCGGATGCGATCATGGATCAGCTCAAGTCCCTGGGCGCGACCCAGGTGACCGTGGTGACGGGAGAGAAGGAATGA
- a CDS encoding c-type cytochrome, whose product MRRLIPLAGLALAACNVPSEFLQRMEAQAKYEYYETNEFWADGKAMRTPPEGTVPRERLVGAPGLTTGRVNGEFVSANPLKLDRAVLEEGHKKYNIVCAQCHGRLGDGNSVVAENMALRLPPSLQDIANKPDGHFYAAITEGYGVMPSFSGELNIQERWAVVAYVRALQTARAPKAGGQQPLPQENR is encoded by the coding sequence ATGAGGCGGCTCATCCCCCTGGCCGGGCTCGCCCTGGCCGCCTGCAACGTGCCCTCGGAGTTCCTCCAGCGCATGGAGGCCCAGGCCAAGTACGAGTACTACGAGACGAACGAGTTCTGGGCGGATGGCAAGGCCATGCGCACGCCCCCCGAGGGCACCGTTCCGCGCGAGCGCCTGGTGGGTGCTCCCGGTCTGACGACCGGCCGGGTCAATGGCGAGTTCGTCAGCGCCAACCCGCTCAAGCTCGACCGGGCCGTGCTGGAAGAGGGCCACAAGAAGTACAACATCGTCTGCGCCCAGTGCCACGGTCGGCTCGGCGACGGCAACAGCGTGGTCGCCGAGAACATGGCGCTGCGTCTGCCCCCGTCTCTTCAGGACATCGCCAACAAGCCGGACGGCCACTTCTACGCCGCCATCACCGAGGGCTACGGCGTGATGCCGTCCTTCTCGGGCGAACTCAACATCCAGGAGCGCTGGGCCGTGGTGGCCTACGTTCGCGCGCTGCAGACGGCTCGCGCCCCCAAGGCCGGCGGCCAGCAGCCCCTTCCGCAGGAGAACCGATGA
- a CDS encoding SCO family protein, translating to MYTPSSSMPLRAATAALVLALGVAAPASALPGGGRTPQSIIDAQSDAPPQLKGVDVQEHLGELAALETAFTDSSGRPVQLRDVLPRTRPVLLTLVYYNCPLLCNLVINEQIRTMRELGLVLGKDYEAVTVSIDPQDTPAQSLERRRRHLQSMGLPETAPWHFLTGTQENIQQLADAVGYKYTYDASTRQYVHPAVVMVLTPEGAISRYLYGTSFQPKDMKLALLEAAGGRVGTSFDRIVLTCFKYDTATRRYGFYIFGFLRIGALMVFGALASMLAYYWRRELKKGTAA from the coding sequence ATGTACACCCCCTCTTCGTCCATGCCCCTGCGCGCCGCCACGGCGGCGCTCGTCCTGGCGCTCGGCGTCGCGGCCCCCGCGTCCGCGCTGCCGGGCGGCGGTCGCACGCCCCAGAGCATCATTGATGCGCAGTCCGACGCTCCGCCGCAACTCAAAGGCGTGGACGTGCAGGAGCACCTGGGCGAGCTGGCGGCGCTGGAAACGGCGTTCACCGACTCGTCGGGCAGGCCGGTGCAACTGCGCGACGTGTTGCCGCGCACGCGCCCGGTGCTGCTCACGCTCGTGTATTACAACTGCCCGCTGCTCTGTAACCTCGTCATCAACGAGCAGATCCGCACCATGCGCGAGCTGGGCCTGGTGCTGGGCAAGGACTACGAGGCGGTGACGGTGAGCATCGATCCGCAGGACACGCCCGCGCAGAGCCTCGAGCGGCGCCGGCGCCACCTGCAGTCCATGGGCCTGCCGGAGACGGCCCCCTGGCACTTCCTCACGGGCACCCAGGAGAACATCCAGCAGCTCGCGGACGCGGTGGGATATAAGTACACCTATGACGCGTCGACGCGGCAGTATGTGCACCCGGCCGTGGTGATGGTGCTCACCCCCGAGGGAGCCATCTCGCGCTACCTCTACGGCACGTCCTTCCAGCCCAAGGACATGAAGCTCGCCCTGCTCGAGGCCGCGGGGGGCCGGGTCGGCACCAGTTTTGATCGCATCGTCCTGACCTGCTTCAAGTATGACACCGCCACCCGGCGGTACGGCTTCTACATCTTTGGATTCCTCCGGATAGGCGCGCTCATGGTGTTCGGCGCGCTCGCGAGCATGCTCGCCTACTACTGGAGGCGTGAGCTGAAGAAAGGCACAGCAGCATGA
- the coxB gene encoding cytochrome c oxidase subunit II — protein MNELLNNILFLPEQASTFAERVDSLHIFVVTVTMLSSFAVGTAALYFFFRYRRRTPEQLTEYVIPSVKTEFLFVSLPLIFFLTWFVIGFRDFVFVTTPPKDAMDVYVMGKQWMWKFAYPEGPNGVNVLHVPANRPVRLLITSRDVLHSFFVPAFRIKMDAVPGRYTQTWFEATKPGTYQILCTEYCGLSHSKMLGEVVVLSPEEWDAWLKEQRRGDLANRQDALADLSLAPQPARMAEQGQKVAAEVGCFKCHTVNGEPHIGPTFLGLYGRQSTLQDGGAIRADEAYITQSMMDPGAHLVTGYANAMPTFQGKLTGPQTAAIVEYIKTLRTPDIRTTGASQGPVYEPIQQ, from the coding sequence ATGAACGAGTTGCTGAACAACATCCTGTTCCTGCCGGAGCAGGCCTCGACCTTCGCGGAGCGTGTGGACAGTCTCCACATCTTCGTCGTCACCGTGACGATGCTCAGTTCGTTCGCGGTGGGCACGGCGGCGCTCTACTTCTTCTTCCGCTACCGGCGCCGCACGCCGGAGCAGCTGACGGAGTACGTCATCCCGTCGGTGAAGACGGAGTTCCTCTTCGTCTCGCTGCCGCTCATCTTCTTCCTCACCTGGTTCGTCATCGGCTTCCGGGACTTCGTCTTCGTCACCACGCCGCCCAAGGACGCGATGGACGTCTACGTCATGGGCAAGCAGTGGATGTGGAAGTTCGCCTACCCGGAGGGCCCCAACGGGGTGAACGTGCTGCACGTGCCGGCCAACCGTCCGGTGCGTCTGCTCATCACCTCGCGTGACGTCCTCCACTCCTTCTTCGTGCCGGCCTTCCGCATCAAGATGGACGCGGTGCCGGGGCGCTACACGCAGACCTGGTTCGAGGCCACCAAGCCCGGCACGTACCAGATCCTCTGCACGGAGTACTGCGGCCTGTCGCACTCGAAGATGCTCGGCGAGGTCGTGGTTCTCTCGCCCGAGGAGTGGGACGCGTGGCTGAAGGAGCAGCGCCGCGGCGACCTGGCCAACCGCCAGGACGCGCTGGCGGACCTGAGCCTGGCGCCGCAGCCGGCGCGCATGGCCGAGCAGGGCCAGAAGGTGGCCGCCGAGGTGGGGTGCTTCAAGTGCCACACCGTCAATGGCGAGCCGCACATCGGACCGACGTTCCTGGGGCTGTACGGCCGTCAGTCGACGCTGCAGGACGGCGGCGCCATCCGCGCGGACGAGGCGTACATCACCCAGTCCATGATGGACCCGGGAGCCCACCTGGTGACGGGCTACGCCAACGCCATGCCCACCTTCCAGGGCAAGCTGACGGGGCCGCAGACCGCGGCGATCGTCGAATACATCAAGACTTTGCGCACTCCGGACATCCGCACCACCGGCGCTTCTCAAGGACCTGTCTATGAGCCCATCCAGCAGTAG